In the genome of Bdellovibrio bacteriovorus, one region contains:
- a CDS encoding microtubule-binding protein: MSFNYNKNKDHNSQDSFWTSYSDLFLGLSTIFLLLYVTASLRTGTEGLRNQIENQKLSMKVEELEHQLKMYESVKNDYLANQATKDEAQEYQELMDKLTLLQEDAKSEKDRLVQEALENEKKVKALNKYQQMVRNVLNANKMAKSKIINRDDLIKEQDVEIETQETEIADLNQDIQEKKQLIAQGELKIRQTQAVLQKRVNDLRAAYKMNKLTKNLFEQKMAQARAESQQKVQQLSQVNAQYQSQLQEATTQLGQAQGELAKTQGLLAKKEGEVVGLSGQLAETKAQAQARMAAMQAGFANEKAGMAAGFANEKARLQAGVAAAEARAQAERLAAAQRAAALQGQLSDTQGQLAKAKAEIEARKMVAGEIQRGFAKAGVKADIDMQTGDVVLDFGQAYFDSDSDRLKAEMKGVLEKAMPIYSKSLFGNPRVSDKISAVEVIGFASPTYQGRFIDPQSSKPEDKAAIKYNMDLSYRRANSIFSYMLDQQNVSFDHQKELLGLMKVSGRSFLEVMKVQNRNVASAAEFCKQNDCKKAQRVIIRFSMDQKK, encoded by the coding sequence TGTCTTTTAATTATAACAAGAATAAAGACCATAATTCGCAAGACAGTTTCTGGACGTCGTATTCGGACTTGTTCTTGGGTTTAAGCACGATCTTTCTGTTGCTTTACGTGACGGCAAGTTTGCGTACGGGGACCGAAGGATTGCGAAATCAAATCGAAAATCAAAAGCTTTCCATGAAAGTGGAAGAGCTGGAGCATCAATTGAAGATGTATGAATCAGTCAAGAATGACTATCTGGCAAACCAGGCCACGAAGGACGAAGCGCAAGAGTATCAGGAGCTTATGGATAAGCTCACTCTCTTGCAAGAAGATGCTAAGTCGGAGAAAGACCGCTTAGTGCAAGAAGCTTTGGAAAACGAAAAGAAAGTCAAAGCTCTTAATAAGTACCAGCAAATGGTGCGCAACGTTCTTAACGCCAATAAAATGGCAAAATCTAAGATCATCAACCGTGATGACCTTATTAAAGAACAAGACGTGGAAATCGAAACTCAAGAAACAGAAATCGCCGACTTGAATCAGGATATTCAAGAAAAGAAGCAGCTTATTGCTCAAGGCGAGCTTAAAATCCGTCAGACTCAAGCCGTGTTGCAAAAGCGTGTGAACGATCTTCGTGCCGCTTATAAAATGAATAAACTCACGAAGAACTTATTCGAACAAAAAATGGCGCAGGCTCGTGCGGAAAGCCAACAGAAAGTTCAGCAGCTTTCGCAAGTCAATGCGCAATATCAGTCTCAGCTTCAAGAGGCGACAACTCAGTTGGGGCAAGCTCAAGGAGAGCTGGCTAAAACGCAAGGTTTGTTAGCGAAAAAAGAGGGTGAAGTCGTGGGCCTCAGCGGGCAGCTAGCTGAAACCAAAGCTCAAGCGCAAGCACGTATGGCGGCGATGCAAGCAGGCTTTGCGAATGAAAAAGCTGGCATGGCGGCCGGATTCGCGAACGAAAAAGCGCGTCTGCAAGCAGGGGTGGCTGCGGCTGAAGCTCGTGCTCAAGCCGAGCGATTGGCGGCAGCGCAAAGAGCGGCCGCACTTCAAGGTCAATTGTCTGATACTCAAGGGCAGTTAGCCAAAGCCAAAGCTGAAATTGAAGCGCGTAAAATGGTGGCCGGAGAAATTCAAAGAGGATTTGCTAAAGCCGGTGTGAAAGCTGATATCGACATGCAAACCGGCGACGTGGTTTTGGATTTCGGTCAAGCGTACTTTGATAGCGACTCAGACCGCTTGAAAGCCGAGATGAAGGGTGTCCTTGAAAAAGCGATGCCGATTTATTCCAAATCTCTTTTTGGCAACCCAAGAGTTTCAGACAAAATTTCAGCTGTCGAGGTGATCGGTTTTGCGTCGCCAACTTATCAAGGACGTTTTATCGATCCGCAAAGTAGCAAGCCTGAAGATAAAGCGGCGATCAAGTACAACATGGACTTGAGTTACCGTCGTGCGAATTCCATTTTCAGTTACATGTTGGATCAACAGAATGTGTCCTTTGATCACCAAAAAGAACTTCTGGGCCTGATGAAAGTTTCTGGTCGAAGTTTCTTGGAAGTGATGAAAGTACAAAATAGAAACGTCGCTTCCGCAGCCGAGTTCTGTAAGCAGAACGACTGTAAGAAAGCGCAACGTGTGATTATTCGTTTTAGCATGGATCAAAAGAAATAG
- a CDS encoding FHA domain-containing protein, with translation MNKFTVTIQRKDQVLSREVNKDSFTIGRSVDCDIALNDNHISRVHLVVNRRWNQIWIEDKNSSNGTFINGTKIVQGTPVNVVVTDKVQLGRSEYILTFDLKTDEVEEPLPQEEPVPEEEPVLPDTVAMPPPNTPHFQAEKILHEAKRKAAQIILEGETQAEKRVQAIYQKAREAQSQAEYFYQTRMAEAHKEADAILSDFQSQGRQLLTEARKMAQELREEVDMYVQSLKDKAKVDSEDIVSEATLAAEKMKSEALESGRLAAQTEADSMLRGAREEAQRILEFSQLQTAEAQEKLRLDKEALEVLAKNLQETEEKLRTAQSTLTETDQRNAELTEKNQLEEERAEALLKSEALRLKELHDSEELRLKNLLESETARLTNLRETEDARLKEIVSKEDQRIKELLLKEETRVKELLTLEDSKLKELRLAQEMFTQQNTKLEESIKNLQEKQAHLSMDVRDIEAKKAHLFKEYDAQKIFLNEKLEKEKSQMVKTEEERLEEMRLEMSKRLQKMEQDLLTDVIQKKASLIKEIHAAVEKEIVMLMEPAQWRNISNSVENHIKEAIEGKVASLAQSSTASSSKPVDLMKKRKSEKVRWASMGLAMGALAYFVSQVVVEKVSSDQAPMQSLVAKEAKKRQEDLEKRKFNPPQAEEVKDSYTDAVIYTRNFPEIYTDEQFQQKFYKSAAQYLLKTWRVDEDKSIQVISTANALVKELNDKRAKIHPDFIKEGIEKMRQLEKDSLVRMKDILGSEVRVESFRRFERNFYKEEVQRRRMAQH, from the coding sequence TTGAATAAGTTTACTGTCACAATCCAAAGGAAGGATCAGGTGCTCAGCCGAGAGGTGAACAAAGACTCGTTCACCATCGGCCGTTCTGTCGATTGTGATATCGCTTTAAACGATAATCACATCAGCCGTGTGCATCTTGTCGTCAATCGTCGTTGGAACCAAATTTGGATCGAAGATAAAAATTCGTCCAACGGGACGTTTATTAACGGAACGAAGATTGTCCAAGGCACGCCTGTCAATGTCGTTGTGACCGACAAAGTCCAACTAGGCCGTTCTGAATACATTCTGACTTTCGATCTTAAGACGGATGAAGTGGAAGAACCACTGCCTCAGGAAGAGCCTGTTCCCGAAGAGGAACCGGTTCTTCCGGATACAGTGGCGATGCCACCACCCAACACTCCGCATTTCCAAGCCGAAAAAATCCTGCATGAAGCAAAACGCAAAGCCGCGCAGATTATTTTAGAAGGTGAAACCCAAGCTGAAAAACGTGTTCAGGCCATTTATCAAAAGGCGCGCGAGGCGCAATCTCAGGCGGAATACTTTTATCAAACGCGCATGGCAGAGGCTCATAAAGAAGCGGATGCCATTCTTTCTGATTTCCAATCTCAAGGACGTCAACTGTTGACCGAAGCTCGCAAGATGGCTCAAGAACTGCGAGAAGAAGTTGATATGTACGTGCAGTCTTTAAAAGACAAAGCCAAAGTCGATTCTGAAGACATTGTCTCAGAAGCGACGCTGGCGGCAGAAAAAATGAAAAGCGAGGCTTTAGAAAGTGGTCGCTTAGCGGCGCAGACCGAAGCGGACAGTATGCTGCGGGGAGCTCGTGAAGAAGCGCAACGCATATTGGAATTTTCTCAACTGCAAACGGCAGAAGCGCAGGAAAAATTGCGTTTAGATAAAGAAGCCTTGGAAGTTCTTGCTAAAAATCTGCAAGAAACTGAAGAAAAGCTTCGAACGGCACAGTCCACTTTGACAGAAACGGATCAGCGCAACGCCGAGCTGACAGAAAAAAATCAGCTGGAAGAAGAACGCGCCGAAGCTCTTTTGAAGAGCGAAGCTTTGCGCTTAAAAGAATTGCATGACAGTGAAGAACTGCGTCTTAAGAATTTGCTTGAAAGTGAAACGGCGCGATTAACGAACTTGCGCGAAACCGAAGACGCGCGCTTAAAAGAAATTGTCAGTAAAGAAGATCAGCGCATTAAAGAGCTTCTATTAAAAGAAGAAACTCGCGTGAAAGAGCTTCTGACTTTGGAAGACTCAAAGCTCAAGGAGCTTCGTTTAGCGCAAGAGATGTTCACCCAACAAAACACCAAGCTTGAAGAGTCCATCAAAAACCTTCAAGAAAAGCAGGCGCATCTTAGCATGGACGTCCGTGACATCGAAGCGAAGAAAGCCCACTTGTTTAAGGAATACGACGCGCAGAAGATCTTCCTGAATGAAAAACTGGAAAAAGAAAAATCGCAGATGGTGAAAACGGAAGAAGAGCGCCTTGAAGAAATGCGTCTAGAAATGTCTAAGCGCCTTCAAAAAATGGAGCAAGATCTTCTGACCGACGTGATTCAGAAGAAAGCCTCTTTAATTAAAGAAATCCATGCCGCCGTTGAAAAAGAGATTGTGATGCTAATGGAGCCAGCTCAGTGGCGTAATATCTCTAATTCAGTAGAAAACCATATTAAAGAAGCCATCGAGGGCAAAGTGGCCTCGCTCGCACAATCGTCGACCGCATCCTCATCTAAACCGGTTGATTTGATGAAGAAACGTAAGTCAGAAAAAGTCCGCTGGGCGTCCATGGGGCTTGCCATGGGGGCGTTGGCTTATTTCGTCAGCCAAGTTGTTGTAGAGAAAGTTTCTTCGGATCAGGCCCCCATGCAAAGCCTTGTTGCTAAGGAGGCGAAGAAACGACAAGAGGATTTGGAAAAACGGAAATTCAATCCTCCGCAAGCCGAAGAAGTTAAAGACTCGTACACCGATGCCGTTATTTATACGAGAAATTTTCCGGAAATTTACACCGACGAGCAGTTTCAACAAAAGTTTTATAAATCAGCAGCCCAGTATCTGTTGAAGACCTGGCGTGTAGATGAAGATAAATCCATTCAAGTGATATCGACCGCGAACGCCTTGGTTAAAGAGCTCAATGACAAGCGCGCGAAAATTCATCCGGACTTTATTAAGGAAGGTATCGAGAAGATGCGCCAGCTTGAAAAAGACAGCCTGGTGCGCATGAAAGATATCTTGGGCTCTGAGGTGCGCGTAGAATCCTTCCGACGTTTTGAACGCAATTTCTATAAAGAAGAAGTGCAACGTCGTCGCATGGCGCAGCACTAA
- a CDS encoding KH domain-containing protein, giving the protein MDQQMRPFRDEVKDIILSILRTMLTNESDVNVTYTAGSRTTVYKVECHPDDYGVLLGKNGRNIEGLRRVTMAMTTRFGSRGIIELPDIPKDEFFND; this is encoded by the coding sequence ATGGACCAACAAATGCGCCCTTTCCGAGACGAAGTCAAAGACATCATTCTTTCAATTTTAAGAACCATGCTGACGAACGAAAGCGATGTAAACGTCACTTATACGGCTGGCAGCAGAACCACAGTTTATAAGGTGGAGTGTCATCCCGACGATTACGGAGTGCTGCTAGGAAAAAATGGCCGCAATATCGAGGGTCTGCGCCGAGTGACGATGGCGATGACCACGCGCTTTGGAAGCCGTGGTATCATTGAACTTCCCGATATTCCAAAAGATGAATTTTTTAATGATTAG
- a CDS encoding helix-turn-helix domain-containing protein, protein MVRIAVNIKRIRKNKGLSQRNMEDFGFDLRNYQRLEAGNHSPSLYTLHKLALAFRVEISEFFE, encoded by the coding sequence ATGGTCCGAATTGCGGTGAATATAAAAAGAATCCGCAAGAACAAGGGCCTATCCCAGCGAAACATGGAGGATTTCGGCTTCGATCTCCGCAACTATCAAAGGTTGGAGGCGGGGAATCACTCGCCTAGTCTCTACACACTTCATAAACTCGCCTTGGCATTCAGGGTCGAGATCTCTGAATTTTTTGAGTAA
- a CDS encoding HAMP domain-containing methyl-accepting chemotaxis protein, producing MFARFSLKAKMILAFVGISMLLLLVGGIGWQSNRTVVGVYSVIANQNLPNVNSIGRIRYRAQELNRTILRASLAKTPQEVSKWHEEFKESIVRNDELTKKYLEVPFLPNEEVIFAKVDAGWKKFVEGGEKLMEAALKGDQASVDRILDGEIPQLRRNHDDALSELLVFHEEAVKQAKIKAAEATSRGETFVIIIIAVGFLAATSVGYIFATSLAKSLTRISGEISNSADQTSASGTQLSAASQQLSSGSSEAAASLEETVASIEELSSMVKLNADHAKEANALSQKSKDSAEHGESEITKLIGAMEEIAKGSKQIEEIITVIDDIAFQTNLLALNAAVEAARAGEQGKGFAVVAEAVRNLAQRSAVAAKDITTLIQENVSKSENGARVASQSGSVLKDIVTSVKKVADLNNEISVASQEQASGLEQISKAMNQLDQATQGNAASSEEVAASSEEMSAQAVSLADLVVDLRTLVQGVGSAQRAAPASQSKAPLAFKPSMKTAMVKRKTEMESVLPLEDGDRKVGNVAGF from the coding sequence ATGTTTGCGCGCTTTAGCTTGAAAGCCAAGATGATATTGGCTTTTGTCGGAATTTCGATGTTGTTATTATTAGTAGGTGGTATTGGCTGGCAATCCAATCGCACCGTCGTCGGTGTTTACAGTGTCATTGCCAATCAGAATTTACCTAACGTGAACAGCATTGGTCGCATTCGTTACCGCGCTCAAGAGCTGAATCGCACGATCTTACGCGCCTCTTTGGCGAAAACTCCGCAAGAGGTTTCAAAGTGGCACGAGGAATTCAAGGAGTCCATCGTTCGCAACGACGAACTGACGAAAAAATATTTAGAAGTTCCTTTCCTTCCGAATGAGGAAGTCATCTTCGCCAAAGTAGATGCGGGCTGGAAGAAGTTCGTCGAGGGCGGCGAAAAGTTGATGGAGGCCGCACTGAAAGGTGATCAAGCCTCTGTGGATAGAATCTTGGACGGTGAAATCCCGCAACTTCGTCGCAATCATGATGACGCTTTGTCAGAACTTTTGGTTTTCCACGAAGAAGCCGTGAAACAAGCCAAGATCAAAGCGGCGGAAGCCACTTCCCGTGGAGAAACTTTTGTCATCATTATTATCGCTGTTGGATTTTTGGCGGCGACATCCGTCGGTTATATTTTCGCGACCTCTCTTGCCAAATCTTTGACTCGTATCAGTGGTGAGATTTCAAACTCTGCAGATCAAACGTCAGCTTCAGGAACTCAGTTGTCAGCCGCTAGTCAGCAGTTGTCTTCAGGTTCTTCGGAGGCGGCGGCATCGCTTGAAGAAACTGTGGCTTCCATCGAAGAGCTTTCCAGCATGGTGAAGTTGAATGCGGATCATGCGAAAGAAGCCAATGCTTTGTCGCAGAAATCCAAAGATTCGGCTGAACATGGTGAAAGTGAAATCACAAAATTGATCGGCGCGATGGAAGAAATCGCGAAAGGCTCAAAACAGATTGAAGAAATCATTACGGTTATTGACGACATTGCTTTCCAAACAAATCTTCTGGCCTTGAATGCGGCGGTCGAAGCGGCTCGCGCGGGTGAGCAAGGAAAAGGCTTCGCGGTTGTTGCAGAAGCCGTCAGAAATCTGGCGCAAAGAAGTGCCGTAGCGGCGAAAGATATCACGACCTTGATTCAAGAAAACGTTTCTAAAAGTGAAAATGGGGCTCGTGTAGCAAGTCAAAGTGGATCGGTTCTTAAAGACATCGTCACTTCCGTCAAGAAAGTGGCGGATCTTAACAACGAGATTTCCGTGGCCAGCCAAGAGCAGGCAAGCGGTTTGGAACAGATTTCAAAAGCGATGAATCAATTGGATCAAGCAACTCAAGGAAATGCGGCTTCTTCAGAAGAAGTGGCGGCTTCCTCGGAAGAAATGTCAGCACAAGCTGTCTCTTTAGCAGACCTCGTGGTGGATCTTCGTACGTTGGTTCAAGGTGTGGGCTCGGCACAACGTGCGGCCCCCGCTTCCCAATCGAAAGCTCCTCTGGCTTTCAAACCTTCCATGAAAACAGCTATGGTGAAACGCAAAACCGAAATGGAAAGCGTGCTTCCTTTGGAAGACGGTGACCGTAAAGTTGGAAATGTAGCCGGCTTCTAA
- the ftsY gene encoding signal recognition particle-docking protein FtsY, protein MMSAGHAQQIEILFYVVGLLLFVIFGVIILSYLRRTRQPSQQLPHEAKREMPTTAEPAEETEAVLAHVDSTGQIVSDIEAPAIDLKEALKKTEENLFGRIRNLFKSDSGSAHLDEIEEILYTSDLGPTTVQRLMAALEEKLSKKERADYDTVRSALKEEIKNIFAGSHSSTPEQGILSKIQFAENGPTVLMIVGVNGAGKTTSIGKISSQLASQGKKVLVAAGDTFRAAAGGQLKVWTDRAQVEIFSPEGVTDPSAVAFDAVAKGKAQNYDVVIVDTAGRLHTQANLMEEIKKMKRVMSKVIPEAPHETLIVLDANSGQNALMQAKEFHNALTLTGAVLTKMDGTAKGGVAVGLAQELQIPIKLIGVGERIQDLRTFSSQEFVDSLFQ, encoded by the coding sequence ATGATGTCAGCCGGACATGCACAACAAATCGAAATTCTGTTTTACGTCGTAGGACTTCTTCTTTTTGTTATCTTTGGTGTCATCATCCTGAGTTACTTGCGCCGCACGCGCCAACCCTCTCAACAACTACCTCATGAAGCAAAACGTGAAATGCCGACAACGGCAGAACCAGCTGAGGAAACAGAAGCGGTCTTAGCTCATGTGGATTCCACGGGTCAGATCGTTTCTGATATTGAAGCTCCTGCCATTGACCTCAAAGAAGCCTTAAAGAAAACAGAAGAAAATCTTTTCGGTCGCATTCGTAATCTATTTAAAAGTGATTCTGGCAGCGCTCATTTAGATGAGATTGAAGAGATTCTTTATACGAGCGATTTAGGTCCGACGACAGTGCAAAGACTGATGGCCGCTTTGGAAGAAAAACTTTCTAAGAAAGAACGTGCCGACTACGACACGGTTCGCTCGGCTTTAAAAGAAGAAATCAAAAATATTTTCGCCGGCTCTCATTCCTCAACACCTGAACAGGGCATTTTGTCCAAAATTCAGTTCGCGGAAAACGGACCGACAGTTCTTATGATCGTGGGTGTGAATGGCGCCGGTAAAACAACTTCTATCGGCAAGATCTCTTCCCAGTTAGCTAGCCAAGGCAAAAAAGTTTTAGTCGCCGCGGGCGATACTTTTCGTGCCGCAGCTGGTGGGCAATTGAAGGTTTGGACTGATCGCGCGCAAGTTGAAATCTTCTCTCCAGAAGGAGTGACGGATCCAAGTGCCGTGGCGTTTGATGCTGTCGCAAAAGGAAAAGCGCAGAACTATGATGTCGTGATCGTGGATACAGCGGGCCGTTTGCACACACAAGCGAACCTCATGGAAGAAATTAAAAAGATGAAGCGTGTGATGTCCAAGGTCATCCCGGAAGCTCCTCATGAAACTTTGATCGTCCTTGACGCCAACTCAGGCCAAAACGCTTTGATGCAGGCCAAAGAATTCCACAATGCCCTGACTTTAACCGGTGCTGTTCTAACTAAAATGGATGGAACAGCCAAAGGTGGCGTGGCTGTTGGCCTTGCGCAAGAGTTGCAAATCCCTATCAAATTGATTGGCGTGGGCGAAAGAATCCAGGATCTTCGCACTTTCTCTTCACAAGAATTCGTCGATTCTCTTTTTCAGTAA
- a CDS encoding NAD(P)H-binding protein, with product MNYPASVCMVGASGLVGHELLVLLGLLDEISSVKAVTRSPLGRLPAGIENILLDFNKLKDYDSALKADIFVCCLGSTIKKAGSQEAFRKVDHDYVIEFAKVAERVGAQKFLVVSAMGADANSSVFYNRVKGEMENDLRTLKIPQIEVFRPSLILGDRKEQRAGEDIAQKLSPYVNPLLVGPLKKYRAIKASDIAKAMAIAILNFHPGFHVYPSNKIQDIADQK from the coding sequence ATGAATTATCCTGCCAGTGTATGTATGGTTGGCGCATCGGGGCTCGTGGGACACGAGCTCCTTGTGCTTTTAGGGCTTCTTGATGAAATCTCTTCTGTCAAAGCTGTCACTCGCTCTCCGTTGGGGCGACTTCCTGCCGGCATCGAAAACATTCTTTTGGATTTCAACAAATTGAAAGATTATGACTCGGCTTTAAAAGCCGACATCTTTGTTTGCTGCCTAGGAAGCACCATCAAGAAGGCCGGCAGCCAAGAAGCTTTCCGCAAAGTAGATCATGATTATGTTATTGAGTTTGCAAAAGTCGCCGAAAGAGTCGGTGCGCAGAAGTTCTTAGTTGTTTCAGCGATGGGTGCGGATGCAAATTCGTCAGTCTTTTACAATCGCGTGAAAGGCGAAATGGAAAATGATTTGCGCACCCTAAAGATTCCACAGATCGAAGTCTTCAGACCTTCATTGATTTTGGGAGATCGCAAAGAACAGCGTGCAGGAGAAGACATCGCACAAAAACTCAGTCCTTATGTAAATCCTCTTTTAGTGGGTCCATTGAAAAAATACCGCGCGATCAAAGCCAGCGACATTGCGAAAGCCATGGCGATCGCTATTTTGAATTTTCATCCGGGATTTCACGTCTACCCGTCTAATAAAATTCAAGACATCGCTGACCAAAAATAA
- a CDS encoding L,D-transpeptidase, giving the protein MTKSTTRRLCSAVLSVLIATSPLISQAQALTEQTQSANAAAVGIEKSKLRVGQRYFISADSLNVRSSNATSGNNIVGKLSINDEVEIYDLLNEATPLVQIKIIKSATVKSDVAPELFVSKDYLSEKQLLTAASKYFVIQNVATEITRVYERCTETPNCPHKLVMETEMVVGRPEEGTKQDPHAFKTWLGHSRISEWIKFYQDGMGHYPHWYRAGQDLKTIPKPITDGVSKIVSSRKWMVDDARGEKTIYGAFGWYAAKVTPADETNGMNYQWMHGTIGWGKDGSETIELTRGFFMNLFSNPGSSGCTRLENRAIAYLRSLLPVGTDIYRVYARESTREKEIVSGFFKKKVTPLPRYADKYERPGNWDYILLTNGAQQSGGLTADAKTIIEKAIQVIPDHNLIEAGQYAIDQYPNAMGLNYGRGAASGKSGDRYRIDSGKKEDAYKTNFRGYFLVDEGRFVDYAHPDSRLTKGVIKVSGLADFRTTVPEFLATTGSHNPPEIQYQAEQDNGGPRGN; this is encoded by the coding sequence ATGACAAAATCCACAACTCGCAGATTGTGCTCAGCAGTTTTAAGCGTGTTAATTGCCACTTCGCCGCTGATCAGCCAGGCGCAAGCATTAACCGAACAAACTCAGTCTGCCAATGCCGCCGCAGTTGGAATTGAAAAATCCAAACTCAGAGTGGGTCAACGTTACTTCATTTCAGCAGACAGCCTGAATGTCCGTAGCAGCAATGCGACTTCAGGTAACAATATCGTCGGCAAGCTTTCCATCAACGACGAAGTGGAAATCTATGATCTATTAAATGAAGCCACACCTTTGGTGCAAATCAAGATCATCAAGTCGGCCACTGTTAAGTCTGATGTTGCTCCAGAACTTTTTGTTTCTAAAGACTATCTTTCAGAAAAACAACTGCTGACAGCCGCTTCAAAATATTTCGTTATTCAAAACGTAGCTACAGAAATCACACGCGTTTACGAACGCTGCACAGAAACTCCGAACTGCCCGCACAAACTTGTGATGGAAACAGAAATGGTTGTGGGCCGCCCTGAAGAAGGAACGAAACAGGATCCGCATGCATTCAAAACATGGCTGGGTCATTCGCGTATCTCGGAATGGATTAAATTCTATCAAGACGGTATGGGTCACTACCCACACTGGTATCGTGCGGGTCAGGACTTAAAAACAATTCCTAAACCAATTACGGATGGCGTTTCTAAAATCGTCAGTTCACGCAAGTGGATGGTTGACGACGCTCGTGGTGAAAAAACCATCTATGGTGCTTTCGGTTGGTATGCGGCGAAGGTGACTCCGGCAGATGAAACCAATGGCATGAACTACCAATGGATGCACGGAACTATTGGTTGGGGTAAAGACGGTTCTGAAACTATCGAGCTGACTCGTGGTTTCTTTATGAACTTGTTCTCGAACCCAGGTTCATCAGGCTGTACTCGCCTTGAAAATCGCGCGATTGCTTACCTACGCAGCTTGTTGCCAGTGGGCACAGACATCTACCGTGTTTATGCGCGTGAGTCGACTCGCGAAAAAGAAATCGTTTCTGGTTTCTTCAAGAAAAAAGTGACGCCTCTTCCACGCTACGCTGACAAATATGAAAGACCGGGCAACTGGGATTACATCTTGTTGACGAATGGCGCTCAACAAAGTGGTGGTCTGACTGCGGACGCAAAAACTATCATCGAAAAAGCCATCCAGGTTATTCCTGACCACAACTTGATTGAGGCCGGTCAGTACGCGATTGATCAATATCCAAACGCGATGGGTTTAAACTACGGTCGTGGTGCTGCTTCTGGTAAGAGCGGTGACCGTTACAGAATCGACTCTGGTAAAAAAGAAGACGCTTACAAAACAAACTTCCGTGGTTACTTCTTAGTGGACGAAGGACGCTTTGTGGATTACGCTCACCCTGATTCTCGTCTTACAAAAGGCGTGATCAAAGTAAGCGGTCTTGCTGACTTTAGAACGACAGTTCCAGAGTTCTTAGCAACAACGGGATCACACAATCCTCCAGAGATCCAATACCAAGCTGAACAGGATAACGGAGGACCTAGAGGGAACTAA